The following are from one region of the Deltaproteobacteria bacterium HGW-Deltaproteobacteria-6 genome:
- the rfbD gene encoding dTDP-4-dehydrorhamnose reductase, with product MLGSDLAAQFRYRHDVTGMDLGDIDITRADDCRKAVLETQPQLVINAAAYTNVDGCETAKEECFAANAEAVKNIAEACRGKNITIIHFSTDYVFDGTGRRPYEEEDACNPMNMYGASKLAGENYLRTITDNYILIRTAWLYGAKGKSFVQAILEKARTTGKLTVVDDQTGSPTCTRDLAAATELLVDKNARGIFHVTNRGNCTWYDFAKKILKEARLDTVELLPMKTTELKRAAKRPAYSVLSAKKFVTTTGKSMQPWQLAFSDYYKLITSRTCCSESSLTVK from the coding sequence ATGCTGGGAAGCGACCTCGCCGCACAGTTTCGTTACAGGCACGACGTTACCGGCATGGATCTGGGCGATATCGATATCACCCGCGCGGATGATTGCCGGAAGGCGGTTCTGGAAACGCAGCCGCAGCTGGTCATCAATGCCGCAGCTTATACCAACGTGGACGGCTGCGAAACGGCCAAAGAGGAATGCTTTGCCGCAAACGCCGAAGCGGTAAAGAACATTGCCGAAGCGTGCCGCGGCAAAAATATTACCATTATTCATTTCAGCACGGACTATGTATTTGACGGAACCGGCAGACGCCCCTACGAGGAAGAAGATGCCTGCAATCCGATGAACATGTATGGAGCATCCAAACTGGCCGGCGAAAATTATCTGAGGACGATCACCGACAATTACATTCTGATCCGCACGGCCTGGCTTTACGGCGCAAAGGGGAAAAGCTTTGTGCAGGCGATTCTGGAGAAGGCCAGAACAACCGGCAAACTGACCGTCGTGGACGACCAGACGGGATCACCCACCTGCACGCGGGATCTGGCGGCGGCAACCGAACTGCTGGTGGATAAAAACGCCCGGGGCATTTTCCATGTCACCAACCGTGGAAATTGCACCTGGTATGATTTTGCGAAAAAAATATTAAAAGAGGCGCGCCTGGATACGGTTGAATTACTGCCGATGAAAACCACTGAATTAAAGCGGGCGGCCAAACGACCGGCTTATAGCGTGCTGAGTGCAAAAAAATTTGTCACGACAACCGGCAAGAGCATGCAGCCCTGGCAGCTGGCGTTTTCGGATTACTATAAATTGATTACCAGCCGCACCTGTTGCAGCGAATCAAGTCTTACCGTAAAGTAA